In Candidatus Nanopelagicales bacterium, the sequence CCACCATGGTCAAGCTGAGTGACCGGCAACAGTTAGGGGAGCAACCCGGGCCGAACCATGGCACGCTACCAACATGCGCAGAACACGAATAGGAATCGCAACCCTCGCCGTAGGCGCCGCCCTAGTACTGGGCGCGTGCTCCAGCCAAACCGAAACCGAACCAGCTCGCGACCTAGGCCCATCACCGACCACGTCGGCCCCAGCCCTCCGGGACTGTTCGCAGATCCCCAAACAGCCCAAAGCCGACCTGAACTACTGCGACCTGCACGGGGCGAACCTGTACAGGGCGAACCTGAACGGGGCGAACCTGTACGGGGCGAACCTGTACAGGGCGGACCTGGAGGGGGCGAACCTGGAGGGGGCGAACCTGACCCAGGCGAGGGTGGGCATGACGGACCTGCGCGGGGCGGACCTGCGCCAGGCGAACCTGAGCAACGCGAGCCTGCGCCAGGCGGGCCTGCGCGGGGCGAACCTGCGCGGGGCGAACCTGTACTTTGCGGACCTGTACGGGGCGGACCTGACCGGGGCGATTTGGGTCGATGGCAGGAAGTGCGCGGAGGATTCAATCGGCGTGTGTAAGTAGGTCCTCGGTCTCCCGAGCCGCTGGCGGCACGCGTCTTCTAGCTTGCAAAGCCCTGGCGCCTGATCATCGGCTTGGCGGACACGTGCTTGGACAACGGCAGCGTCCGCCAAGCGGCGGCCTGATCCTCGCCGCTGGCCCCCCTGACCCCGATCTCACCAGCAACGTGTGCGATCGGGCGGCCGGTGTCGATAACCAGTCTTGCCGCCTCCCGGCGAAACGCCGACGTGTATCTCTTCCGTTGTGCTCCCATACGAACATCCTCCCTGCCAGGCATCAAACCCGGCTGTCAAGGATGTCCACCCAAAGGGGTCAACCCCAGAACCGTAGGCGGGGAACGGCGTGTGCCACATCGCGGCCCTCTCAGCCGCCCACGGATGTGTCACAAGAGCCCAAAATGGACACGGGCAGATCCCGCACCGGCTCGCTTCCGCCCAACCTGCGGGTCCCCACTGGAATCCGAAGAGGCGCACTGTCACAACCTGGCCGCGTAGATCGGCCAGCAGATCAACTCGCCCGCGCGCCGACCGGGCGGCGACCGAAATCGGAGTCCAACGCCGCCTGGACGATTGTGTCGAAGTAGTCAGTAACGGTTGGACAGATGACACCGGCGGCCCCCAGGTGAGCGTCGACCTTGGTCGTGTCGAACCGCAGCTTCAGCTCCATGTATGGCCGGTAGACGATGGCAGAGCGCAGCGTGCGCTTCAGGCGTTCGGACGGGGCGAGCATCAGCGCGGGGCGGAATACGTTGCGGAACAACACCGGCGGCACGCGCAACGGTGGCCGCCTGTGCAGCATGCCGAAGACGCGCGTGAACAGCTCCGACATCGTGACATCCCGACTCGGCCCAGCGGCCAGGTGAAACGTTCCCCCAAGCGCCCCCACATCGCGGGACAGCGCCATGATCCCGTCTGCGACGAAGTCAACCGGCACGATGTCGACCCTGCCGTTCGCGTCGTACGGAATCACCGGCATCCATCCGTTGGCGCTAACCTTCAGCGGCCAGTAGAGAACCTTCCAGGCGCCCGTCGCACCGGTCTTGGAGTCGCCCACGACGATCGACGGCCGGTGCACCGCGATCGGTATCTCCGCCATGGCAGCGCGAAGCAACTGCTCCGACTCGTACTTGGTCTGCTCGTAGGTGTTGTGAAATCCAGCGTCATGCTCCAGATCGGACTCCAGGATCAGGCCCTCGCGCTTGCCAGCCACGTAGCACGTGGAAACCGCGTCGAGCCGTTCAAGCTTGCTGAGCTTCCGGCAGACGTCCAGGACGTGCTGGGTACCGGACACGTTGATGTGCCGCGCCTCTTCGAGCGGGTGATTGAACGACACCGTAGCCGCGCAGTGGATCACGTTCGTGACGCCTGAGATCTTCCGCCCATCCACACCGAGCCCAGGCTCCGTGACATCACCAGCCACTGCCCGGACCTTGGTACCGGGCCGCAGGCCGATCCGCTGGCAGAGCGCGTCGAGCCGCTCGTCGGCCGAGACGTCAGCGCCGGGCCTGATCAGGCAGGACACCCTAGTGAAGCGCGGATCTGCGGCCGCGCGGATGAGTACTTCCCGTCCGACCATCCCGGTCGCCCCGGTGAGCAGCAAATGCGTCATGGGCCGCAACGTAGCAGTCGGCGCACGCTCCCGTCAGGCCCCCGTCGCGACATCTGATGCCGTAGCATCAGATGTATGCGCACCACCTTGAATGTCGATGACGATGTCTTGCTCGCCGTCAGGGAGCGCGCTCGCCGCGAGCGCAGAAGTGCGGGCGAAGTGATGTCGGACCTGGCGAGGACGGCGCTCACCGGAACCCACGAATCGCCATCTACGAGTCAACCCGCTGGGTTCCACGGCTTCAAGCCGCTAGGGCATCGGGGGCGTCCGGTTACAAACTCCCTGATCGACGAGCTGATGGACGAGATGACGCCGGAAGACGACCGTTGAGCCGCGCCCTCCTCGACGTCAACGTCCTAGTGTCACTGCTCGACACCGATCACGTGGATCATCGGCGGGCCCGGAAGTGGCTCGAAGTCGAAATCGAGTCCGGTTGGGCGTCGTGCGCGATCACCCAGAATGGCCTGGTCCGGATCATGAGCCAACCTCGCTACCCGAGTCCGGTGACGGTAGCGCAAGCGATCGCGTTGCTGACGCCCGCGTGCGCCACCCAGTCACACCGATTCTGGCCATGCGATGTCAGCCTGCTCAACACCGAAGTGGTTGATCACACTCGCGTCCATGGCCCCCGGCAAGTCACGGACGCGTATCTCCTGGCCCTGGCGGTGAAGCACAAGGGCCGATTGGTCACATTCGACCGCGCGATCGCTTTGTCGGCCGTTCCCGGTGCGAGTGAGGCGAACCTGACGGTGCTGTGACGGGCGCCCAACGCGGGTAGCCGGGGCATGTCACGGCCGGGCAAGGTGGACCCGGATACCCTCGTTCGGTGCGACTAGTGATCGCCGACTGTTCGGTGAAGTACGAAGGCCGACTGAGTGCCTCGTTGGCCCCGGCAGTGCGTCTGTTGATGCTCAAGTCCGACGGCTCGATCCTGATCCACTGCGACGGCGGGTCCTACAAGCCGCTCAACTGGATGACTCCCCCGTGCCATGTCACGGAACCGCCAAGCGGAGTCGGGCCCTGGGTCGCCGAGAACCGAAAGGGCGAGCGGCTCACGGTCGAGGTCACCGAGATTCTGCACGACTCCCACCATGAGCTCGGAGCCGACCCAGGGCTGGTCAAGGACGGGGTCGAGGCCCATCTACAGGAACTCCTGGCCATGCACCCGACCCATCTGGGTGACGGCTGGACTCTGGTGCGGCGCGAGTATCCGACCGCGATTGGGCCCGTGGATCTGCTGTGCAAGGACGCGGCGGGGGCGACGGTTGCCGTAGAGGTGAAGCGACGAGCGGAGATCGACGGAGTTGAACAACTGACCCGCTATCTGGACCTGCTCAACCGTGACCCACTGCTAGCACCCGTTTTCGGCACACTCGCCGCCCAGGAGATCAAGCCCCAGGCCCGCACGCTCGCCCAGGACCGCGGCATCGCTTGCCACGTGATCGACTTCAACGCACTGCGCGGGCTCGAAGATCCCGGCTTGTTCCTGTTCTGATCTTCCCCCCGCGCGGAACCAGATCCGGCACGATAGACCCGAAGCCAGCCAGCGACGGGAGATGTTGGGCACCATGACAAGCACAGGCGACTGGGCCATCGAGACCCAAGACCTGCGAAAGCAGTACGGCGATCTGTGGGCCGTCGACGGCGTCACCATCTCGATCGCCAGAGGCGAATGCTTCGCCATGCTCGGCCCGAACGGAGCTGGCAAGACCACCACGACCGAGATGCTCGAGGGCTACCGTGTCCCGACGTCCGGCACCATGGCCGTTCTGGGCCTGGACCCAAGGCATGGCGGCGCGCTGTTGAAGTCCCGCATCGGCATCGTGCTGCAAAGCGTTCGGGACTTGGGAGACCTGACGGTCTCCGAGTCCGTGAGGCACTTCGCGGCCTACTACCCCGATTCCCGGGACGTCGACGAAGTGATCTCGGCGGTGGGCCTGGCCGAGAAGCGCGATGAACGCAACTCGCGACTCTCCGGCGGGCAGAGGCGCCGTCTCGACGTCGCCCTGGGCCTGATCGGCCGTCCAGAGATCCTGTTCCTTGACGAGCCAACTACCGGCTTTGATCCGCAGGCTCGCCGAAACTTCTGGGACCTGATCGACTCAGTCAAGGCCGAGGGCACAACGATCCTTCTGACGACCCACTACCTGGAGGAGGCCGAACACCTCGCGGACCGCGTCGCTGTGATCGACTCCGGCAAGGTCATCGCGTGTGACACCCCCGAGAACCTCGGCGGCAGACAGCGCGGACAGGCGCGGGTCACATGGCTGGAGGGCGGCGCCAGCCACGTCGAGTACACCAGCGCCCCAACCGGATTCGTGCGGAAGTTGATGGCCAGGTTCGACGGCGAGATCCCGGAGCTGTCTGTTGAGCGGCCAAGCTTGGAGGACATCTACCTGGAGATGATCAAGCACAACGACGAGATGGAAGCGACGCGGGCCGCATCGTGATATCCGCCGCGCAGACCCCGCCGCTTAGCCCCCCGGGCGCACTCGCGT encodes:
- a CDS encoding pentapeptide repeat-containing protein, translated to MRRTRIGIATLAVGAALVLGACSSQTETEPARDLGPSPTTSAPALRDCSQIPKQPKADLNYCDLHGANLYRANLNGANLYGANLYRADLEGANLEGANLTQARVGMTDLRGADLRQANLSNASLRQAGLRGANLRGANLYFADLYGADLTGAIWVDGRKCAEDSIGVCK
- a CDS encoding transposase — translated: MGAQRKRYTSAFRREAARLVIDTGRPIAHVAGEIGVRGASGEDQAAAWRTLPLSKHVSAKPMIRRQGFAS
- a CDS encoding SDR family oxidoreductase; its protein translation is MTHLLLTGATGMVGREVLIRAAADPRFTRVSCLIRPGADVSADERLDALCQRIGLRPGTKVRAVAGDVTEPGLGVDGRKISGVTNVIHCAATVSFNHPLEEARHINVSGTQHVLDVCRKLSKLERLDAVSTCYVAGKREGLILESDLEHDAGFHNTYEQTKYESEQLLRAAMAEIPIAVHRPSIVVGDSKTGATGAWKVLYWPLKVSANGWMPVIPYDANGRVDIVPVDFVADGIMALSRDVGALGGTFHLAAGPSRDVTMSELFTRVFGMLHRRPPLRVPPVLFRNVFRPALMLAPSERLKRTLRSAIVYRPYMELKLRFDTTKVDAHLGAAGVICPTVTDYFDTIVQAALDSDFGRRPVGARAS
- a CDS encoding PIN domain-containing protein yields the protein MSRALLDVNVLVSLLDTDHVDHRRARKWLEVEIESGWASCAITQNGLVRIMSQPRYPSPVTVAQAIALLTPACATQSHRFWPCDVSLLNTEVVDHTRVHGPRQVTDAYLLALAVKHKGRLVTFDRAIALSAVPGASEANLTVL
- the nucS gene encoding endonuclease NucS; this translates as MRLVIADCSVKYEGRLSASLAPAVRLLMLKSDGSILIHCDGGSYKPLNWMTPPCHVTEPPSGVGPWVAENRKGERLTVEVTEILHDSHHELGADPGLVKDGVEAHLQELLAMHPTHLGDGWTLVRREYPTAIGPVDLLCKDAAGATVAVEVKRRAEIDGVEQLTRYLDLLNRDPLLAPVFGTLAAQEIKPQARTLAQDRGIACHVIDFNALRGLEDPGLFLF
- a CDS encoding ABC transporter ATP-binding protein; translated protein: MTSTGDWAIETQDLRKQYGDLWAVDGVTISIARGECFAMLGPNGAGKTTTTEMLEGYRVPTSGTMAVLGLDPRHGGALLKSRIGIVLQSVRDLGDLTVSESVRHFAAYYPDSRDVDEVISAVGLAEKRDERNSRLSGGQRRRLDVALGLIGRPEILFLDEPTTGFDPQARRNFWDLIDSVKAEGTTILLTTHYLEEAEHLADRVAVIDSGKVIACDTPENLGGRQRGQARVTWLEGGASHVEYTSAPTGFVRKLMARFDGEIPELSVERPSLEDIYLEMIKHNDEMEATRAAS